Proteins from a genomic interval of Zingiber officinale cultivar Zhangliang chromosome 1B, Zo_v1.1, whole genome shotgun sequence:
- the LOC122003373 gene encoding germin-like protein 5-1 encodes MTKSALLFCFLLLFVGPPPCSIAADPELLQDFCVADLNSSVKLNGFACKAPANVTAADFFFAGLATPGATNNTMGSLVTGANVEKIPGLNTLGVSLSRLDFAPGGLNPPHTHPRATEVVFVLDGALDVGFITTGNKLVAKTIGKGEVFVFPRGLVHYQKNNGAEPAAAISAFSSQLPGTQSIAAALFAASPTVPDNVLTKAFQVGTKEVEKIKSRLVPK; translated from the exons ATGACCAAATCTGCTCTGCTCTTCTGCTTCCTCCTCTTGTTCGTCGGCCCTCCTCCTTGCTCCATCGCTGCCGATCCTGAGCTTCTTCAGGATTTTTGCGTCGCGGATCTAAACTCAa GTGTGAAGTTAAATGGGTTTGCGTGCAAGGCGCCTGCGAACGTGACGGCGGCTGACTTCTTCTTCGCGGGGCTGGCGACGCCGGGCGCCACAAACAACACCATGGGGTCGCTGGTGACGGGAGCCAACGTGGAGAAGATCCCCGGCCTCAACACGCTCGGCGTGTCCCTGTCGCGCCTCGACTTCGCACCGGGCGGGCTGAATCCGCCGCACACGCACCCGCGCGCCACCGAGGTCGTGTTCGTCCTCGACGGCGCCCTCGACGTTGGATTCATCACCACCGGCAACAAGTTAGTGGCGAAGACCATCGGCAAGGGCGAGGTGTTCGTCTTCCCGAGGGGGCTGGTCCACTACCAGAAGAACAACGGGGCGGAGCCAGCCGCCGCCATCTCCGCCTTCAGCAGCCAGCTCCCGGGGACACAGTCGATCGCCGCCGCCCTCTTCGCGGCCAGCCCGACAGTGCCGGACAACGTGCTCACCAAGGCCTTCCAGGTGGGGACGAAGGAGGTGGAGAAGATCAAGAGCCGGCTAGTGCCCAAGTGA